The genomic stretch ACCGGCCGGCGACCTGTCCGCACTGCAAGGCCCGCGACGTCAAGCCGGCCAAGGGCGCCGAAAGCCTCTTTGACGGGATTGCCGGCTTCAGCTCGCTGGCCAAGGATACCAGTTGAGCCCG from Desulfobacteraceae bacterium encodes the following:
- a CDS encoding zinc ribbon domain-containing protein, which encodes MPTIDYTCPHCGRSFQRVVLRGEEDRPATCPHCKARDVKPAKGAESLFDGIAGFSSLAKDTS